The following proteins are encoded in a genomic region of Arthrobacter jiangjiafuii:
- the aceE gene encoding pyruvate dehydrogenase (acetyl-transferring), homodimeric type → MAAEDTTDILSGLTNQLPDRDPEETAEWMQSLDELIRSQGTERAQYIMRSLLQRAGAQSVGVPMVTTTDYVNTIPVDQEPEFPGDEEVERRYRAWLRWNAAIMVHRAQRPGIGVGGHISTYAGAATLYEVGMNHFFRGKDHPGGGDQIYFQGHASPGMYARAFLEGRLSEEDMDGFRQEKSREGHALSSYPHPRSMPDFWEFPTVSMGIGPMNAIYQAQSNRYLQNRGIKDTSEQHVWAFLGDGEMDEPESRGLLQLAANDKLDNLTFVVNCNLQRLDGPVRGNGKIMQELEAFFRGAGWNVIKVVWGREWDSLLEKDKDGSLVEIMNSTPDGDYQTYKAENGGFVRDHFFGKTPETKELVANLTDEEIWNLKRGGHDYRKVYAAYKAAMEFKGKPTVILAHTVKGYGLGTHFEGRNATHQMKKLTLDDLKAFRDHLRIPISDEELERDPYQPPYFNPGADAPEIKYMLERRRELGGNVPERRVKHAPVPLPGDKAYEVANRGSGKQMAATTMAFVRLLKDLMRDKEFGKRIVPIIPDEARTFGMDSFFPTAKIYNPKGQNYLSVDRDLVLAYKESPQGQIVHVGINEGGSIAAFTAAGTSYATHGEPLIPVYVFYSMFGFQRTADYIWAATDQMARGFLISATAGRTTLTGEGLQHADGHSPILASTNPAVKTYDPAYGYEIGHIVRHGLEEMYGPDSKDPNVIYNIMVYNEPILQPKAPEELDVEGIIKGIYLLEPAKIDGPRAQLLASGVAVPWALDAQKILAEDWGVSADVWSVTSWNELRRDGLAAEEEAFLHPDAEPRVPFVTKQLAGATGPIIASTDYMKAVPDQIRQFVPNEFATLGADDFGFADTRAAARRYFKIDSHSMVVRTLEMLARRGEVDASAPTEAIKKYDLLNVNAGTSGNAGGDA, encoded by the coding sequence GTGGCCGCAGAAGACACAACGGACATCCTGAGCGGGTTGACCAACCAGCTCCCGGACCGTGACCCCGAGGAGACCGCGGAATGGATGCAGTCACTGGATGAGCTGATCCGTTCCCAGGGCACCGAAAGGGCCCAGTACATTATGCGTTCGCTGCTCCAGCGCGCCGGTGCGCAGTCCGTGGGCGTACCCATGGTCACCACCACCGACTACGTGAACACCATCCCGGTGGACCAGGAGCCCGAATTCCCCGGCGATGAGGAAGTTGAGCGCCGCTACCGCGCCTGGCTGCGCTGGAACGCCGCCATCATGGTGCACCGCGCCCAGCGTCCCGGAATCGGCGTCGGCGGACACATTTCCACCTATGCCGGTGCAGCAACCCTGTATGAAGTGGGCATGAACCACTTCTTCCGGGGCAAGGACCACCCGGGCGGCGGAGACCAGATTTACTTCCAGGGTCACGCCTCCCCCGGTATGTACGCGCGCGCCTTCCTCGAAGGCCGGCTGTCCGAAGAAGACATGGACGGGTTCCGGCAGGAGAAGTCCCGTGAGGGCCATGCCCTGTCCTCCTACCCGCACCCGCGTTCGATGCCGGACTTCTGGGAATTCCCCACGGTGTCCATGGGCATCGGACCGATGAACGCCATCTACCAGGCGCAGTCCAACCGGTACCTGCAGAACCGCGGGATCAAGGACACCTCCGAGCAGCACGTCTGGGCGTTCCTGGGCGACGGCGAAATGGACGAGCCCGAATCGCGCGGCCTGCTCCAACTTGCCGCCAACGACAAGCTCGACAACCTGACCTTCGTAGTGAACTGCAACCTGCAGCGCCTCGACGGCCCGGTACGCGGCAACGGCAAGATCATGCAGGAACTTGAAGCGTTCTTCCGGGGTGCCGGCTGGAACGTCATCAAGGTTGTCTGGGGCCGCGAGTGGGACTCGCTGCTGGAGAAGGACAAGGACGGCTCGCTGGTGGAGATTATGAACTCCACCCCCGACGGCGACTACCAGACGTACAAGGCCGAAAACGGCGGCTTTGTCCGCGACCATTTCTTCGGCAAGACCCCTGAAACCAAGGAACTCGTCGCGAACCTCACCGACGAGGAGATCTGGAACCTCAAGCGCGGCGGACACGACTACCGCAAGGTGTACGCGGCCTACAAGGCAGCCATGGAGTTCAAGGGCAAGCCGACGGTCATCCTGGCCCACACGGTCAAGGGCTACGGCCTGGGCACCCACTTCGAAGGCCGCAACGCCACGCACCAGATGAAGAAGCTGACGCTGGATGACCTGAAGGCGTTCCGCGACCACCTCCGCATCCCGATCAGCGATGAGGAGCTGGAACGCGATCCGTACCAGCCGCCGTACTTCAACCCCGGTGCCGATGCTCCGGAGATCAAGTACATGCTGGAACGCCGGCGCGAGCTGGGCGGCAACGTTCCGGAGCGCCGGGTCAAGCACGCCCCGGTCCCCCTGCCCGGTGACAAGGCCTACGAAGTAGCCAACCGTGGTTCCGGCAAGCAGATGGCCGCCACCACCATGGCCTTCGTGCGCCTGCTCAAGGACCTGATGCGGGACAAGGAATTCGGCAAGCGGATTGTGCCGATCATTCCGGATGAGGCCCGGACCTTCGGCATGGACTCGTTCTTCCCCACTGCCAAGATCTACAACCCCAAGGGCCAGAACTACCTGTCCGTGGACCGCGACCTGGTCCTGGCGTACAAGGAATCCCCGCAGGGCCAGATTGTCCACGTGGGCATCAACGAGGGCGGTTCCATCGCCGCATTCACCGCGGCAGGCACCTCCTACGCCACCCACGGCGAACCGCTGATTCCGGTCTACGTGTTCTACTCGATGTTCGGTTTCCAGCGCACCGCAGACTACATCTGGGCGGCCACCGACCAGATGGCCCGCGGCTTCCTGATCTCCGCCACCGCAGGACGCACCACGCTGACCGGTGAAGGCTTGCAGCACGCTGACGGCCATTCACCGATCCTGGCCTCGACCAACCCTGCGGTGAAGACCTACGACCCGGCCTACGGGTACGAGATCGGGCACATTGTGCGCCACGGCCTGGAGGAGATGTACGGCCCGGATTCCAAGGATCCGAACGTCATCTACAACATCATGGTCTACAACGAGCCGATCCTTCAGCCGAAGGCTCCGGAGGAACTCGACGTCGAAGGCATCATCAAGGGCATCTACCTGCTGGAGCCGGCCAAGATCGACGGTCCCCGCGCCCAGCTGCTCGCCTCCGGTGTTGCAGTGCCGTGGGCCCTGGACGCCCAGAAGATCCTGGCTGAAGACTGGGGTGTTTCGGCCGATGTCTGGTCCGTGACGTCCTGGAACGAACTGCGCCGCGACGGCCTGGCCGCCGAGGAAGAAGCGTTCCTGCATCCCGACGCGGAGCCGCGCGTGCCGTTCGTGACCAAGCAGCTGGCCGGTGCCACCGGACCGATCATTGCTTCCACCGACTACATGAAGGCCGTTCCGGACCAGATCCGGCAGTTCGTTCCCAACGAATTCGCCACGCTGGGCGCTGACGACTTCGGGTTCGCCGACACCCGTGCCGCGGCCCGCCGCTACTTCAAGATCGATTCGCACTCCATGGTGGTCCGCACCCTGGAAATGCTCGCCCGCCGCGGCGAGGTCGACGCCAGCGCGCCGACCGAAGCAATCAAGAAGTACGACCTGCTCAATGTGAACGCCGGAACCTCCGGCAACGCCGGCGGCGACGCCTAG